A genomic window from Candidatus Rokuibacteriota bacterium includes:
- the fliE gene encoding flagellar hook-basal body complex protein FliE, whose amino-acid sequence MADIAPQPIASPALRVAPPRPPQPPVVPGAGAGAVNGALPTSFGDLLRDAIAAVNQAQRSAEEAAQTFATGQTRDVTPTLIAVEKANVTFQLLLQVRNRLLEAYQEVLRIQV is encoded by the coding sequence ATGGCCGACATCGCCCCGCAGCCGATCGCCTCACCCGCCCTGCGGGTGGCCCCGCCGCGGCCGCCGCAGCCGCCCGTCGTGCCCGGCGCGGGAGCGGGCGCGGTGAACGGCGCGCTCCCGACGAGCTTCGGCGACCTGCTCCGGGACGCCATTGCTGCAGTCAACCAGGCCCAGCGGTCGGCCGAAGAGGCCGCCCAGACCTTCGCCACCGGGCAGACGCGGGACGTAACTCCCACCCTGATCGCCGTGGAGAAGGCCAACGTGACCTTCCAGCTCCTCCTCCAGGTCCGAAACCGCCTGCTCGAGGCGTACCAGGAAGTCCTGCGAATTCAGGTGTAA